A window of Comamonadaceae bacterium OTU4NAUVB1 contains these coding sequences:
- a CDS encoding MaoC family dehydratase N-terminal domain-containing protein, translating into MYELKSFDRLRLGETVSVRKTITEADGALYIAATGDFGPVHVDESYAETTRFGRRLAPGILVAGICTSVLSAELAGTLGVSIEDRFWFTGPVFYDDTLDFKVWIAQMNPRTRSVVWQASATNERGQQVLKVEATLKFPRQRPPVEAAP; encoded by the coding sequence ATGTACGAACTCAAGTCCTTCGACCGCCTGCGCCTGGGCGAGACCGTGTCGGTGCGCAAGACCATCACCGAGGCCGACGGCGCGCTCTACATCGCCGCCACGGGCGACTTCGGTCCCGTGCACGTCGACGAAAGCTACGCGGAGACGACACGCTTCGGCCGGCGCCTGGCCCCGGGCATCCTGGTCGCGGGCATCTGCACCAGCGTCCTGTCGGCCGAACTCGCCGGCACGCTGGGCGTGTCGATCGAGGACCGCTTCTGGTTCACCGGCCCGGTGTTCTACGACGACACGCTCGACTTCAAGGTCTGGATCGCCCAGATGAACCCGCGCACGCGCAGCGTCGTGTGGCAGGCCAGCGCGACCAACGAGCGCGGCCAGCAGGTGCTCAAGGTCGAGGCGACGCTGAAGTTCCCGCGCCAGAGGCCGCCGGTGGAGGCCGCGCCATGA
- a CDS encoding acyl-CoA dehydrogenase family protein yields MFDFSIPPDTQLLLDTVRRFVTHEVQPLENETEALGHVPPEALARVRAKAQELGLFAMNMPESCGGGGLDHVTTCLVEEELGKTSDALIRRVFGQVYPMLLACDADQRGRYLLPTVKGEKICAMAITEPGAGSDAASISTTARREGDRWILDGGKHFISDGDIADYVIVMALTDREKRARGGITLFLVDKGTPGFHVARVQPMMGHRGYGHAELSFEGCAIPADAVLGEVGGGFRLIMNSVAGIRLAHIGARAVGMASRVLEMMRVHAGERRQFGQPIGDFQMVQQMIADSATEIFATRMMVLNTAWELDQGRDPRDKVSMVKLHASEMIGRVADRGIQVFGGMGFCKELPLERIYRDSRVTRLYDGTSEIHRMLIAKAVIRNGLAL; encoded by the coding sequence ATGTTCGATTTCTCCATCCCGCCCGACACCCAGCTGCTCCTGGACACCGTGCGCCGCTTCGTCACCCACGAGGTGCAGCCGCTCGAGAACGAGACCGAGGCCCTGGGCCACGTGCCGCCCGAGGCCTTGGCGCGCGTGCGCGCCAAGGCGCAGGAACTGGGCCTGTTCGCCATGAACATGCCCGAGTCCTGCGGCGGTGGCGGCCTCGACCACGTGACCACCTGCCTGGTCGAGGAGGAGCTGGGCAAGACCTCCGACGCGCTGATCCGGCGCGTGTTCGGCCAGGTCTATCCGATGCTGCTGGCCTGCGACGCCGACCAGCGCGGGCGCTACCTGCTGCCCACCGTCAAGGGCGAGAAGATCTGCGCCATGGCCATCACCGAACCCGGCGCGGGCTCCGACGCGGCGTCGATCTCGACCACCGCCCGGCGCGAGGGCGACCGCTGGATCCTCGACGGCGGCAAGCACTTCATCAGCGACGGCGACATCGCCGACTACGTGATCGTGATGGCGCTGACCGACCGCGAGAAGCGCGCGCGCGGCGGCATCACGCTGTTCCTGGTGGACAAGGGCACGCCGGGCTTCCACGTCGCGCGGGTGCAGCCGATGATGGGCCACCGTGGCTACGGCCACGCCGAGCTGTCGTTCGAGGGCTGCGCCATCCCGGCCGACGCGGTGCTCGGCGAGGTCGGCGGCGGCTTCCGGCTGATCATGAACAGCGTGGCGGGCATCCGCCTCGCGCACATCGGCGCGCGCGCGGTCGGCATGGCGTCCCGGGTGCTGGAGATGATGCGGGTCCACGCGGGCGAGCGCCGCCAGTTCGGCCAGCCGATCGGCGACTTCCAGATGGTGCAGCAGATGATCGCGGACTCGGCCACCGAGATCTTCGCGACGCGGATGATGGTGCTCAATACCGCCTGGGAGCTCGATCAGGGGCGCGATCCGCGCGACAAGGTCTCGATGGTCAAGCTCCACGCCTCCGAGATGATCGGCCGCGTGGCCGACCGGGGCATCCAGGTCTTCGGCGGCATGGGCTTCTGCAAGGAGCTGCCGCTCGAGCGCATCTACCGCGACAGCCGCGTCACGCGCCTGTACGACGGCACGTCCGAGATCCACCGCATGCTGATCGCCAAGGCGGTCATCAGGAACGGGCTCGCTCTGTGA